The region GCGCTTGCACTGGACGGCGAACTCGTGGAAGAACGGCCCGGAAAAGGCCAGACGGAAACCGGGCAGGGCGGCGATCCGATCGGCGAGGGCATGGGCCCGCTCCATGGCCAGCAGGGCCACCCGGCGGAGCCCATCCGGCCCGAGGGCGGAAAGGTACACCGTGGCCGCGAGCGCACAGAGCGCGGAGTTGGTGCAGATGTTGGACGTTGCCCGCTCCCGCCGGATGTGCTGCTCCCGGGTCTGGAAGGCCATCACATAGCCCACTTTTCCTGCGGCATCCACGGTCTGGCCGGAGACCCGCCCCGGCATCCGCCGCAGGTGCGCGATCCGCGTGGCAAACAGGCCGAGGAGCGGCCCCCCGAATGAAACGGGGTTCCCCAACACCTGCCCTTCTCCCACCACCACGTCCGCCCCGAACGCTCCCGGCGGCTCAACCACGGCGAGGGCGATGGGGTTGGCGTAGACGATGAGGAACGCCTGTCCCAGGGCGTCCTTGAGGCCGGTTAGGTCCTCGATGACCCCGAACGCGTTCGGCTGCTGGACGATCAGGGCGCACGTCCCCTCCGGGACCTCGGCGAGGGCGAGGCGGCCGTCCTCTCCGTACGGGACGTCCCGCAGCCGGAGGTCTGCCCCCCAGGCGTAGGTGGCCAGGACCTGGCGCACCCTGGGGTTCAGGGACCGCGGCACCAGGACCGCCTTGCCGCCCACCGTCCGGTGCGCCATCAGGGCCGCTTCGGCGAGGGCGGTGGCCCCGTCGTACATCGAGGCGTTGGCCACTTCCATCCCGGTGAGCTCGCAGATCATCGTCTGGTACTCGAACATCCACGTGAGCGTCCCCTGCGATACCTCCGGCTGGTATGGGGTGTACGCGGTGTAGAACTCCGAGCGGGAGAGCACTTCGCGGACCACCGCCGGGACGAAGTGGTCATACAGCCCCCCGCCGAGGAACGGGATCAGCGCCTGCCCGGAGGACCGGTCGGCGAGGCCGGCGAGGTACCGGTGCACGGAGAGCTCGTCCCGACCGGGCAGGCCCAGCGGGCGGTGCCGCCGCCGCACCTCCGCGGGGATGTCAGCAAAAAGGGCGTCCACATCGGGAAGCCCCATCGCGTCCAGCATCGCCCGCACGTCCGCGGGCGTGTGCGGGATGTACGGGTTCATCGGGTTAGCCCTTCTCCCCCACCAAGGCCGCGTACCGAGCGGCGTCCATGAGCCCAGCCGTCTCCGCCGGGTCGGACATCTTCACCACGAACAGCCACCCCTGACCGTAGGGGTCCTTGTTCACCAGGTCAGGGGACGAGGCGAGCGCATCGTTGGCTTCCACCACCTCCCCGGACAGGGGGGCGAACACTTCCCCCACCGCCTTCACCGACTCCACCGTGGCCACCCGTTCCCCTCGCTTGACCTTCTTTCCCACCTCGGGCAGCTCCGCGAACACGATGTCCCCCAGCTCCTTCTGGGCGTGGTGGGTGATGCCCACCCGGGCCTTGCCGCCCTCCAGGCGGACCCACTCATGGTCCTGGGTGTACTTGAGGTCCTTCGGGATCACGTGCTCCTCCTTTCGCGGATTATAGTCTAGAAAGGCACCTCTTCCTTCTCGCGGGTCGGCGGATAGAAGCTGGCGTAGCTCTTGTGAAACAGAAGCCGGAACGCACCGGTGGGGCCGTTGCGCTGCTTGGCGATGATGATCTCCGTCTCGGCCATTGGGGCTGAACCTTGGCGCGGCTCCTTGGCATAGAACTCGGGCCAGTGGATGAAGGCGACGAGGTCGGCATCCTGCTCGATGGCCCCTGACTCCCTGAGGTCAGACAAGCGTGGGCGCGCACCTTCCCCCCTATGTTCCACCGCCCGGTTGAGCTGGGAGCAGGCGATGATCGGGATCTGAAGCTCCCGCGCAAGCCCCTTGAGGGTCCGGGAGATGTGGGAGATCTGCTGTTCGCGAACGTCGCTGCGGATGCCGGCCTCCACGAGCTGGAGGTAGTCCACGACGACGAGATCGAGACCATCGTACTCCTTGGTC is a window of Candidatus Acetothermia bacterium DNA encoding:
- the gcvPA gene encoding aminomethyl-transferring glycine dehydrogenase subunit GcvPA — protein: MNPYIPHTPADVRAMLDAMGLPDVDALFADIPAEVRRRHRPLGLPGRDELSVHRYLAGLADRSSGQALIPFLGGGLYDHFVPAVVREVLSRSEFYTAYTPYQPEVSQGTLTWMFEYQTMICELTGMEVANASMYDGATALAEAALMAHRTVGGKAVLVPRSLNPRVRQVLATYAWGADLRLRDVPYGEDGRLALAEVPEGTCALIVQQPNAFGVIEDLTGLKDALGQAFLIVYANPIALAVVEPPGAFGADVVVGEGQVLGNPVSFGGPLLGLFATRIAHLRRMPGRVSGQTVDAAGKVGYVMAFQTREQHIRRERATSNICTNSALCALAATVYLSALGPDGLRRVALLAMERAHALADRIAALPGFRLAFSGPFFHEFAVQCKRPATAVAALRRAGIAVLPPQFLAPTGIKGAFGVAVTEKRTWEELDRFVEALRGGGRK
- the gcvH gene encoding glycine cleavage system protein GcvH, translated to MIPKDLKYTQDHEWVRLEGGKARVGITHHAQKELGDIVFAELPEVGKKVKRGERVATVESVKAVGEVFAPLSGEVVEANDALASSPDLVNKDPYGQGWLFVVKMSDPAETAGLMDAARYAALVGEKG